From Trueperaceae bacterium, a single genomic window includes:
- the tilS gene encoding tRNA lysidine(34) synthetase TilS yields the protein MDVAEHLRTSISELAPEADRFLVAVSGGADSVALLRGLVELGVDVSVAHLDHALRPGSAEDARFVEGLAREWDLRFFCERVDVGAVASRRNWNVEDAGRRVRYAFLARAAKIAGADAILTGHTLDDQAETVLMQLLRGAAYLRGMAPVSRQVVRPLLDVTHRELVAYLRDVGQDWREDLSNAERRFFRAWLRHEVIPLLEDRFPSTTRRLGRHARVQRRASDHLRQATLALERSGGFEVAELIEAHPAVQHEAVRSLMVRAGVAPDFELIETVVSNLGRKEPFRVSLGPNVRLRLAYGRLELASQAEAREPRRVSSSAGLPDGVSPRALEHPDLVLRSRQPGDRMRLPGGSKSLARLMIDRKIPREERDGLLVLAAGDQVLWAEGIGAAAGYADGRALPSEDDRFMGRALEIARRAQSQGELPVGAVLTRGGEILAEGHNETESSGDPSAHAEVVAMRRAAERLGDWRLSDCTLYVTLEPCPMCAGAALISHLGRLVFAAPNNRDGALGTVADLRTAPWKRRLEVTGGVLEEEAAALLSRFFAERRSL from the coding sequence GTGGACGTAGCCGAGCACCTGCGCACGAGTATCTCGGAGCTGGCTCCGGAAGCCGATCGGTTCCTGGTCGCGGTATCAGGAGGGGCCGACTCGGTAGCCCTTCTGCGCGGGCTGGTCGAGCTCGGCGTCGACGTGTCGGTCGCTCATCTCGACCACGCGCTGCGACCCGGATCGGCGGAGGATGCGCGGTTCGTCGAGGGGCTCGCCCGGGAGTGGGACCTGCGGTTCTTCTGTGAGCGGGTGGACGTCGGTGCGGTAGCGAGCCGGCGCAACTGGAATGTGGAGGACGCCGGCAGGAGGGTGCGCTACGCCTTCCTCGCCCGCGCCGCCAAGATTGCCGGGGCCGACGCGATCCTCACCGGACACACCCTCGACGATCAGGCGGAAACCGTGCTGATGCAGCTTCTTCGCGGCGCCGCCTATCTGAGGGGGATGGCCCCGGTGAGCAGGCAGGTCGTGCGCCCGCTGCTGGACGTCACTCACCGCGAACTGGTCGCTTATCTGCGTGATGTGGGCCAGGACTGGCGCGAGGACCTCAGCAATGCGGAGAGGCGGTTCTTCCGGGCCTGGTTGCGCCATGAGGTCATACCCTTGCTCGAGGACCGGTTCCCGTCCACGACTCGCCGTCTGGGCCGCCACGCCCGCGTCCAGCGACGCGCGTCGGATCACCTCCGGCAGGCCACCCTCGCGCTTGAACGCTCGGGCGGCTTCGAGGTGGCGGAGTTGATCGAGGCGCACCCTGCCGTTCAGCATGAGGCGGTCCGCAGCCTCATGGTCAGGGCCGGCGTCGCGCCCGACTTCGAGCTGATCGAGACCGTCGTGAGTAACCTGGGGCGGAAGGAGCCGTTCCGCGTCTCACTGGGGCCGAACGTCAGATTGCGCCTGGCCTACGGCCGGCTCGAGCTGGCCAGCCAGGCGGAGGCGCGCGAGCCGAGGAGGGTGAGCAGCAGCGCCGGCCTGCCCGATGGGGTATCGCCACGCGCCCTCGAACACCCCGACCTGGTTCTGAGGTCGCGCCAGCCCGGCGACCGGATGCGTCTGCCGGGAGGCAGCAAGAGCCTCGCCAGGCTGATGATCGACCGCAAGATCCCGCGCGAGGAGCGAGATGGCCTGCTCGTTCTCGCGGCCGGTGACCAGGTGCTATGGGCCGAAGGGATAGGGGCCGCGGCCGGTTACGCCGACGGTCGAGCGCTACCTTCCGAGGATGACCGCTTCATGGGGCGGGCACTGGAGATCGCCCGGCGGGCCCAGAGCCAAGGGGAGCTGCCCGTCGGTGCGGTGCTTACCAGGGGCGGTGAGATATTGGCCGAAGGGCACAACGAGACGGAAAGCAGCGGGGATCCGTCGGCCCACGCCGAGGTGGTGGCGATGCGCCGTGCCGCCGAGAGGCTGGGTGACTGGCGGCTAAGCGACTGCACCCTGTACGTCACGCTCGAACCGTGCCCCATGTGCGCCGGCGCCGCTCTCATCTCCCACCTCGGACGGCTGGTTTTCGCTGCGCCGAACAACCGCGACGGTGCTCTCGGCACGGTCGCCGACCTCAGGACGGCTCCCTGGAAGCGACGTCTGGAGGTCACTGGCGGAGTGCTCGAGGAAGAGGCCGCGGCGCTCCTCAGCCGGTTCTTCGCAGAGCGCCGTTCGCTGTGA